Proteins encoded within one genomic window of Triticum aestivum cultivar Chinese Spring chromosome 2D, IWGSC CS RefSeq v2.1, whole genome shotgun sequence:
- the LOC123051863 gene encoding ATP synthase mitochondrial F1 complex assembly factor 2: protein MATILAGRRLLLLRRCAAGRRLLGTAAEASPRPGGEEAGGEAIYVRKPSSSSTRDETSVSMPMSFMTGSVVGKRFYRDATVRRADDGNGWTVMLDYRTLKTPAKRPLKLHSRTLAMAVAAEWEYQEQDGIRPFTMPLMKLACTALERVPLTRTKIITNLMQKFHQDLVFCRSPADDELTKGVYEKQKEKIDPILDWAKTEFGFKPVVYTSFLGGKQDERLAKAVETVLKDANDCELASIDAMAAAAHSLVIPLAIFRGRLGVDESIELIRLEEDHQVDRWGLVEGGHDVDIADLKVQMSSAVVFLQLSWLK, encoded by the exons ATGGCGACCATACTCGCGGGCCGCAGGCTCCTCCTCCTGCGGCGATGCGCGGCCGGGCGGCGGCTGCTcgggacggcggcggaggcgtcCCCGAGACCGGGCGGGGAGGAGGCGGGGGGCGAGGCGATCTACGTGAGGAAGCCGTCGTCCTCGTCGACGCGGGACGAGACCTCGGTGTCCATGCCCATGTCGTTCATGACGGGGTCCGTGGTGGGGAAGCGGTTCTACCGCGACGCCACCGTGCGCCGCGCCGACGACGGGAACGGGTGGACGGTCATGCTCGACTACCGCACCCTCAAGACGCCGGCGAAGCGGCCGCTCAAGCTGCACTCGCGCACGCTCGCCATGGCCGTCGCCGCCGAGTGGGAGTACCAG GAACAAGATGGAATCCGGCCTTTTACAATGCCTCTCATGAAGCTTGCTTGTACTGCACTGGAGAGAGTTCCGTTGACACGAACAAAAATAATTACCAATTTGATGCAAAAATTCCATCAAGATTTGGTATTTTGCCGCTCACCTGCCGATGATGAACTTACAAAAGGAGTTTATG AAAAACAGAAGGAGAAAATTGACCCAATACTGGACTGGGCCAAGACTGAGTTTGGGTTCAAGCCTGTTGTGTACACAAGTTTCTTAGGAGGGAAGCAGGATGAGCGGCTAGCTAAGGCTGTAGAAACCGTTCTGAAAGATGCAAATGATTGTGAGTTGGCGTCTATTGATGCTATGGCCGCAGCAGCCCATTCCCTGGTAATCCCTCTTGCAATATTTAGAGGAAGGTTGGGAGTTGATGAATCCATTGAGCTAATCAGGCTTGAAGAAGATCACCAG GTCGATCGATGGGGCTTGGTTGAAGGAGGTCATGATGTTGATATTGCGGACCTTAAAGTCCAGATGTCATCGGCTGTTGTGTTCCTTCAACTTTCATGGCTGAAGTAA
- the LOC123051865 gene encoding probable carboxylesterase 18 (The sequence of the model RefSeq protein was modified relative to this genomic sequence to represent the inferred CDS: added 32 bases not found in genome assembly) encodes METGRTGQEQDAARTERPRASPPALPCAVRLQVTAFSPLIDVINRRDGTVNRGLYSVADRILRVRASPRPDSSGIRSADFDVDASRRLWARVFSFSSPAAPQAPLPVVVYFHGGGFALFSARQCYFDRLCRRICRSVGAVVVSVEYRLAPEHPYPAAYDDAVDTLRFIDANGVPGLDEAVRVDLSSCFLAGESAGGNIIHHAANRWAAAAPTPNSVRLAGLISVQPYFGGEERTESELRLDGVVPIVTLRRADFWWRAFLPEGASRDHPAAHVTDENAELAEAFPPAMVLVGGFDPLQDWQRRYADLLRRKGKTVEVVEFPDGIHAFYLFPNLPDTARAIERMKTFVESNRTSPSAREPSSGNEID; translated from the coding sequence ATGGAAACGGGGAGGACGGGCCAAGAGCAAGACGCGGCTCGCACCGAGCGCccgcgcgcctcgccgccggcgctgccgTGCGCGGTGCGGCTGCAGGTCACCGCGTTCTCGCCCCTCATCGACGTCATCAACCGCCGCGACGGCACCGTCAACCGCGGCCTCTACTCCGTCGCCGACCGCATCCTCCGCGTGCGCGCGAGCCCCCGCCCGGACTCCTCCGGCATCCGCTCCGCCGACTTCGACGTCGACGCGTCCCGCCGCCTCTGGGCGCgcgtcttctccttctcctcccccgccGCGCCCCAGGCCCCGCTCCCGGTCGTCGTCTACTTCCACGGCGGCGGCTTCGCGCTGTTCTCCGCGCGCCAGTGCTACTTCGACCGCCTCTGCCGCCGCATCTGCCGCAGCGTCGGCGCGGTCGTCGTCTCCGTCGAGTACCGCCTCGCGCCCGAGCACCCCTACCCGGCCGCCTACGACGACGCCGTGGACACGCTGCGCTTCATCGACGCCAACGGCGTCCCGGGGCTGGACGAGGCCGTCCGCGTGGACCTCTCCAGCTGCTTCCTCGCCGGGGAGAGCGCCGGCGGCAACATAATCCACCACGCGGCCAACCGCTGGGCTGCAGCCGCGCCCACCCCAAACTCCGTGCGCCTCGCCGGCCTCATCTCCGTGCAGCCGTACTTCGGCGGCGAGGAGCGCACGGAGTCGGAGCTGAGGCTGGACGGCGTGGTGCCGATCGTGACCCTCCGGCGGGCGGACTTCTGGTGGAGGGCGTTCCTGCCGGAGGGCGCCAGCCGCGACCACCCGGCGGCGCACGTGACCGACGAGAACGCCGAGCTGGCCGAGGCGTTCCCGCCGGCGATGGTGCTGGTCGGCGGGTTCGACCCGCTGCAGGACTGGCAGCGGCGGTACGCCGACTTGCTGCGGCGGAAGGGGAAGACCGTGGAGGTGGTGGAGTTCCCGGACGGCATCCACGCGTTCTACCTCTTCCCGAACCTCCCCGACACCGCCAGGGCTATCGAGCGCATGAAGACGTTCGTCGAAAGCAACAGGACGTCGCCGTCGGCGC